The Rhododendron vialii isolate Sample 1 chromosome 8a, ASM3025357v1 genome has a window encoding:
- the LOC131297943 gene encoding F-box/LRR-repeat protein At3g59190-like isoform X2 has translation MEELTETKDQDQGMDKIDNIDCISYFPDDVIFNVMDFLSTKEVVRSCLLSKRWQHMQAYYPNLDFDQTYFGRELAIRKPKSGNLVERYPDLEEKRDNFIRYVDETLLRFHEQGLRIRKFNLFFTIFESSMVSLVDKWIGLATEGRVEELHLRMHTPLDALYILPQTVFATKSIKTLKLENFKLEQLLHQSISFSSLQKLSLICIHVDAPMIASIISSCPLIEEIELIKCLGLYKVHISDLHNLRVVVIVQHHGVIDAHIEAPSLQKLRYEDGNFDTCPCKFNLIGCHNLTDLTLRCVLVSDQQFTDLLSKFPLLEALRVLDCRLLERVKISNQHLRRLKLCCLKLEEVEIDAPKLQSFFYFGGVIPMITATSTSGQWEGNIELYSNRCMNSHSFWKMRNLVAQSQSFKLLTLSIHCREISFTVEEIKDILFPLVPMVDRMKLKLRSSSEGYSALLDGLLWSCHPKILSVKFMDLESRRKFILVLREKIVHKLDLNCEHLESILGWQHELKDVECHVGDGKPPNWNALSDDSLNLQKRPKLHATFKWANHPGGELRWKGVK, from the exons ATGGAAGAACTTACGGAGACAAAGGACCAGGACCAGGGAATGGATAAAATAGACAACATAGACTGTATCTCGTATTTTCCTGATGATGTCATCTTTAATGTGATGGATTTCCTTTCGACAAAAGAAGTTGTTAGAAGTTGCTTATTGTCCAAGAGATGGCAACATATGCAGGCTTATTACCCCAATTTGGATTTTGATCAAACTTATTTTGGGAGAGAATTAGCTATTCGAAAACCCAAAAGTGGCAACTTGGTTGAAAGATATCCGgatttggaggaaaaaaggGACAATTTCATCAGATATGTAGATGAAACCCTGTTAAGATTTCATGAACAAGGCTTACGGATCAGAAAGTtcaatcttttcttcacaataTTTGAGTCTTCCATGGTTTCTCTCGTTGATAAATGGATTGGATTGGCCACAGAGGGCAGGGTTGAAGAGTTACATCTCCGAATGCATACCCCACTTGATGCATTGTATATCTTACCCCAGACCGTCTTTGCAACAAAGTCAATAAAGACTTTGAAGTTAGAAAATTTCAAGTTGGAACAGCTGTTACATCAGAGTATAAGTTTTAGTTCTCTACAAAAGTTGTCTCTCATTTGTATACATGTGGATGCACCCATGATTGCAAGTATTATCTCTAGCTGCCCTTTGATTGAGGAAATTGAACTTATAAAGTGCTTGGGGTTGTACAAGGTTCATATTTCTGATCTACATAACCTTAGGGTAGTTGTTATAGTTCAACACCACGGCGTAATTGATGCCCACATTGAAGCGCCAAGTTTGCAGAAATTACGTTACGAAGATGGAAATTTTGACACGTGTCCCTGCAAGTTCAACTTAATTGGCTGTCATAATTTGACAGATTTAACTTTAAGATGCGTCCTTGTTTCGGACCAGCAGTTCACTGATCTTCTATCCAAGTTTCCTCTCCTGGAGGCTCTACGTGTGCTTGATTGCAGGTTGTTGGAAAGGGTCAAGATTTCAAACCAACATCTACGGCGTCTTAAATTATGTTGCCTTAAACTAGAAGAGGTTGAAATTGATGCTCCTAAGTTACAATCATTCTTTTATTTTGGTGGAGTCATACCGATGATAACAGCAACAAGTACTTCAGGGCAGTGGGAAGGGAATATCGAGTTATATTCGAATCGTTGTATGAACTCTCATTCATTCTGGAAGATGAGAAATTTGGTCGCGCAGTCTCAGAGTTTTAAACTTTTGACCTTGTCAATCCATTGCCGTGAG ATTTCATTTACTGTGGAAGAGatcaaagatattttgtttCCCTTAGTTCCTATGGTTGATCGCATGAAACTCAAGTTAAGATCATCTTCAGAAGGTTATTCAGCTCTCTTGGATGGGCTTCTATGGAGTTGTCATCCCAAGATTCTTTCCGTAAAATTTATGGATTTGGAGTCCAGAAGGAAATTTATCCTG GTTCTCCGTGAgaagattgtgcacaaattggATTTGAATTGTGAACATTTGGAAAGTATCCTAGGTTGGCAGCATGAATTGAAAGATGTTGAGTGCCATGTTGGAGATGGAAAGCCTCCTAATTGGAATGCATTATCAGACGATTCTCTAAATTTGCAGAAACGCCCAAAGTTGCACGCCACATTCAAGTGGGCAAATCATCCGGGTG GTGAACTGAGATGGAAGGGAGTGAAGTAA
- the LOC131297943 gene encoding F-box/LRR-repeat protein At3g59190-like isoform X1, with product MEELTETKDQDQGMDKIDNIDCISYFPDDVIFNVMDFLSTKEVVRSCLLSKRWQHMQAYYPNLDFDQTYFGRELAIRKPKSGNLVERYPDLEEKRDNFIRYVDETLLRFHEQGLRIRKFNLFFTIFESSMVSLVDKWIGLATEGRVEELHLRMHTPLDALYILPQTVFATKSIKTLKLENFKLEQLLHQSISFSSLQKLSLICIHVDAPMIASIISSCPLIEEIELIKCLGLYKVHISDLHNLRVVVIVQHHGVIDAHIEAPSLQKLRYEDGNFDTCPCKFNLIGCHNLTDLTLRCVLVSDQQFTDLLSKFPLLEALRVLDCRLLERVKISNQHLRRLKLCCLKLEEVEIDAPKLQSFFYFGGVIPMITATSTSGQWEGNIELYSNRCMNSHSFWKMRNLVAQSQSFKLLTLSIHCREISFTVEEIKDILFPLVPMVDRMKLKLRSSSEGYSALLDGLLWSCHPKILSVKFMDLESRRKFILVLREKIVHKLDLNCEHLESILGWQHELKDVECHVGDGKPPNWNALSDDSLNLQKRPKLHATFKWANHPGGKFILPCQFILVSLLEVILSPNRIPFNA from the exons ATGGAAGAACTTACGGAGACAAAGGACCAGGACCAGGGAATGGATAAAATAGACAACATAGACTGTATCTCGTATTTTCCTGATGATGTCATCTTTAATGTGATGGATTTCCTTTCGACAAAAGAAGTTGTTAGAAGTTGCTTATTGTCCAAGAGATGGCAACATATGCAGGCTTATTACCCCAATTTGGATTTTGATCAAACTTATTTTGGGAGAGAATTAGCTATTCGAAAACCCAAAAGTGGCAACTTGGTTGAAAGATATCCGgatttggaggaaaaaaggGACAATTTCATCAGATATGTAGATGAAACCCTGTTAAGATTTCATGAACAAGGCTTACGGATCAGAAAGTtcaatcttttcttcacaataTTTGAGTCTTCCATGGTTTCTCTCGTTGATAAATGGATTGGATTGGCCACAGAGGGCAGGGTTGAAGAGTTACATCTCCGAATGCATACCCCACTTGATGCATTGTATATCTTACCCCAGACCGTCTTTGCAACAAAGTCAATAAAGACTTTGAAGTTAGAAAATTTCAAGTTGGAACAGCTGTTACATCAGAGTATAAGTTTTAGTTCTCTACAAAAGTTGTCTCTCATTTGTATACATGTGGATGCACCCATGATTGCAAGTATTATCTCTAGCTGCCCTTTGATTGAGGAAATTGAACTTATAAAGTGCTTGGGGTTGTACAAGGTTCATATTTCTGATCTACATAACCTTAGGGTAGTTGTTATAGTTCAACACCACGGCGTAATTGATGCCCACATTGAAGCGCCAAGTTTGCAGAAATTACGTTACGAAGATGGAAATTTTGACACGTGTCCCTGCAAGTTCAACTTAATTGGCTGTCATAATTTGACAGATTTAACTTTAAGATGCGTCCTTGTTTCGGACCAGCAGTTCACTGATCTTCTATCCAAGTTTCCTCTCCTGGAGGCTCTACGTGTGCTTGATTGCAGGTTGTTGGAAAGGGTCAAGATTTCAAACCAACATCTACGGCGTCTTAAATTATGTTGCCTTAAACTAGAAGAGGTTGAAATTGATGCTCCTAAGTTACAATCATTCTTTTATTTTGGTGGAGTCATACCGATGATAACAGCAACAAGTACTTCAGGGCAGTGGGAAGGGAATATCGAGTTATATTCGAATCGTTGTATGAACTCTCATTCATTCTGGAAGATGAGAAATTTGGTCGCGCAGTCTCAGAGTTTTAAACTTTTGACCTTGTCAATCCATTGCCGTGAG ATTTCATTTACTGTGGAAGAGatcaaagatattttgtttCCCTTAGTTCCTATGGTTGATCGCATGAAACTCAAGTTAAGATCATCTTCAGAAGGTTATTCAGCTCTCTTGGATGGGCTTCTATGGAGTTGTCATCCCAAGATTCTTTCCGTAAAATTTATGGATTTGGAGTCCAGAAGGAAATTTATCCTG GTTCTCCGTGAgaagattgtgcacaaattggATTTGAATTGTGAACATTTGGAAAGTATCCTAGGTTGGCAGCATGAATTGAAAGATGTTGAGTGCCATGTTGGAGATGGAAAGCCTCCTAATTGGAATGCATTATCAGACGATTCTCTAAATTTGCAGAAACGCCCAAAGTTGCACGCCACATTCAAGTGGGCAAATCATCCGG GTGGTAAATTTATACTTCCGTGCCAATTTATTTTAGTTTCTCTTTTAGAAGTCATTCTCTCACCAAATAGAATCCCATTCAATGCCTGA
- the LOC131297943 gene encoding F-box/LRR-repeat protein At3g59190-like isoform X4 produces MEELTETKDQDQGMDKIDNIDCISYFPDDVIFNVMDFLSTKEVVRSCLLSKRWQHMQAYYPNLDFDQTYFGRELAIRKPKSGNLVERYPDLEEKRDNFIRYVDETLLRFHEQGLRIRKFNLFFTIFESSMVSLVDKWIGLATEGRVEELHLRMHTPLDALYILPQTVFATKSIKTLKLENFKLEQLLHQSISFSSLQKLSLICIHVDAPMIASIISSCPLIEEIELIKCLGLYKVHISDLHNLRVVVIVQHHGVIDAHIEAPSLQKLRYEDGNFDTCPCKFNLIGCHNLTDLTLRCVLVSDQQFTDLLSKFPLLEALRVLDCRLLERVKISNQHLRRLKLCCLKLEEVEIDAPKLQSFFYFGGVIPMITATSTSGQWEGNIELYSNRCMNSHSFWKMRNLVAQSQSFKLLTLSIHCREISFTVEEIKDILFPLVPMVDRMKLKLRSSSEGYSALLDGLLWSCHPKILSVKFMDLESRRKFILVLREKIVHKLDLNCEHLESILGWQHELKDVECHVGDGKPPNWNALSDDSLNLQKRPKLHATFKWANHPGERKVN; encoded by the exons ATGGAAGAACTTACGGAGACAAAGGACCAGGACCAGGGAATGGATAAAATAGACAACATAGACTGTATCTCGTATTTTCCTGATGATGTCATCTTTAATGTGATGGATTTCCTTTCGACAAAAGAAGTTGTTAGAAGTTGCTTATTGTCCAAGAGATGGCAACATATGCAGGCTTATTACCCCAATTTGGATTTTGATCAAACTTATTTTGGGAGAGAATTAGCTATTCGAAAACCCAAAAGTGGCAACTTGGTTGAAAGATATCCGgatttggaggaaaaaaggGACAATTTCATCAGATATGTAGATGAAACCCTGTTAAGATTTCATGAACAAGGCTTACGGATCAGAAAGTtcaatcttttcttcacaataTTTGAGTCTTCCATGGTTTCTCTCGTTGATAAATGGATTGGATTGGCCACAGAGGGCAGGGTTGAAGAGTTACATCTCCGAATGCATACCCCACTTGATGCATTGTATATCTTACCCCAGACCGTCTTTGCAACAAAGTCAATAAAGACTTTGAAGTTAGAAAATTTCAAGTTGGAACAGCTGTTACATCAGAGTATAAGTTTTAGTTCTCTACAAAAGTTGTCTCTCATTTGTATACATGTGGATGCACCCATGATTGCAAGTATTATCTCTAGCTGCCCTTTGATTGAGGAAATTGAACTTATAAAGTGCTTGGGGTTGTACAAGGTTCATATTTCTGATCTACATAACCTTAGGGTAGTTGTTATAGTTCAACACCACGGCGTAATTGATGCCCACATTGAAGCGCCAAGTTTGCAGAAATTACGTTACGAAGATGGAAATTTTGACACGTGTCCCTGCAAGTTCAACTTAATTGGCTGTCATAATTTGACAGATTTAACTTTAAGATGCGTCCTTGTTTCGGACCAGCAGTTCACTGATCTTCTATCCAAGTTTCCTCTCCTGGAGGCTCTACGTGTGCTTGATTGCAGGTTGTTGGAAAGGGTCAAGATTTCAAACCAACATCTACGGCGTCTTAAATTATGTTGCCTTAAACTAGAAGAGGTTGAAATTGATGCTCCTAAGTTACAATCATTCTTTTATTTTGGTGGAGTCATACCGATGATAACAGCAACAAGTACTTCAGGGCAGTGGGAAGGGAATATCGAGTTATATTCGAATCGTTGTATGAACTCTCATTCATTCTGGAAGATGAGAAATTTGGTCGCGCAGTCTCAGAGTTTTAAACTTTTGACCTTGTCAATCCATTGCCGTGAG ATTTCATTTACTGTGGAAGAGatcaaagatattttgtttCCCTTAGTTCCTATGGTTGATCGCATGAAACTCAAGTTAAGATCATCTTCAGAAGGTTATTCAGCTCTCTTGGATGGGCTTCTATGGAGTTGTCATCCCAAGATTCTTTCCGTAAAATTTATGGATTTGGAGTCCAGAAGGAAATTTATCCTG GTTCTCCGTGAgaagattgtgcacaaattggATTTGAATTGTGAACATTTGGAAAGTATCCTAGGTTGGCAGCATGAATTGAAAGATGTTGAGTGCCATGTTGGAGATGGAAAGCCTCCTAATTGGAATGCATTATCAGACGATTCTCTAAATTTGCAGAAACGCCCAAAGTTGCACGCCACATTCAAGTGGGCAAATCATCCGGGTG AACGTAAGGTGAACTGA
- the LOC131297943 gene encoding F-box/LRR-repeat protein At3g59190-like isoform X5, with protein MEELTETKDQDQGMDKIDNIDCISYFPDDVIFNVMDFLSTKEVVRSCLLSKRWQHMQAYYPNLDFDQTYFGRELAIRKPKSGNLVERYPDLEEKRDNFIRYVDETLLRFHEQGLRIRKFNLFFTIFESSMVSLVDKWIGLATEGRVEELHLRMHTPLDALYILPQTVFATKSIKTLKLENFKLEQLLHQSISFSSLQKLSLICIHVDAPMIASIISSCPLIEEIELIKCLGLYKVHISDLHNLRVVVIVQHHGVIDAHIEAPSLQKLRYEDGNFDTCPCKFNLIGCHNLTDLTLRCVLVSDQQFTDLLSKFPLLEALRVLDCRLLERVKISNQHLRRLKLCCLKLEEVEIDAPKLQSFFYFGGVIPMITATSTSGQWEGNIELYSNRCMNSHSFWKMRNLVAQSQSFKLLTLSIHCREISFTVEEIKDILFPLVPMVDRMKLKLRSSSEGYSALLDGLLWSCHPKILSVKFMDLESRRKFILVLREKIVHKLDLNCEHLESILGWQHELKDVECHVGDGKPPNWNALSDDSLNLQKRPKLHATFKWANHPERKVN; from the exons ATGGAAGAACTTACGGAGACAAAGGACCAGGACCAGGGAATGGATAAAATAGACAACATAGACTGTATCTCGTATTTTCCTGATGATGTCATCTTTAATGTGATGGATTTCCTTTCGACAAAAGAAGTTGTTAGAAGTTGCTTATTGTCCAAGAGATGGCAACATATGCAGGCTTATTACCCCAATTTGGATTTTGATCAAACTTATTTTGGGAGAGAATTAGCTATTCGAAAACCCAAAAGTGGCAACTTGGTTGAAAGATATCCGgatttggaggaaaaaaggGACAATTTCATCAGATATGTAGATGAAACCCTGTTAAGATTTCATGAACAAGGCTTACGGATCAGAAAGTtcaatcttttcttcacaataTTTGAGTCTTCCATGGTTTCTCTCGTTGATAAATGGATTGGATTGGCCACAGAGGGCAGGGTTGAAGAGTTACATCTCCGAATGCATACCCCACTTGATGCATTGTATATCTTACCCCAGACCGTCTTTGCAACAAAGTCAATAAAGACTTTGAAGTTAGAAAATTTCAAGTTGGAACAGCTGTTACATCAGAGTATAAGTTTTAGTTCTCTACAAAAGTTGTCTCTCATTTGTATACATGTGGATGCACCCATGATTGCAAGTATTATCTCTAGCTGCCCTTTGATTGAGGAAATTGAACTTATAAAGTGCTTGGGGTTGTACAAGGTTCATATTTCTGATCTACATAACCTTAGGGTAGTTGTTATAGTTCAACACCACGGCGTAATTGATGCCCACATTGAAGCGCCAAGTTTGCAGAAATTACGTTACGAAGATGGAAATTTTGACACGTGTCCCTGCAAGTTCAACTTAATTGGCTGTCATAATTTGACAGATTTAACTTTAAGATGCGTCCTTGTTTCGGACCAGCAGTTCACTGATCTTCTATCCAAGTTTCCTCTCCTGGAGGCTCTACGTGTGCTTGATTGCAGGTTGTTGGAAAGGGTCAAGATTTCAAACCAACATCTACGGCGTCTTAAATTATGTTGCCTTAAACTAGAAGAGGTTGAAATTGATGCTCCTAAGTTACAATCATTCTTTTATTTTGGTGGAGTCATACCGATGATAACAGCAACAAGTACTTCAGGGCAGTGGGAAGGGAATATCGAGTTATATTCGAATCGTTGTATGAACTCTCATTCATTCTGGAAGATGAGAAATTTGGTCGCGCAGTCTCAGAGTTTTAAACTTTTGACCTTGTCAATCCATTGCCGTGAG ATTTCATTTACTGTGGAAGAGatcaaagatattttgtttCCCTTAGTTCCTATGGTTGATCGCATGAAACTCAAGTTAAGATCATCTTCAGAAGGTTATTCAGCTCTCTTGGATGGGCTTCTATGGAGTTGTCATCCCAAGATTCTTTCCGTAAAATTTATGGATTTGGAGTCCAGAAGGAAATTTATCCTG GTTCTCCGTGAgaagattgtgcacaaattggATTTGAATTGTGAACATTTGGAAAGTATCCTAGGTTGGCAGCATGAATTGAAAGATGTTGAGTGCCATGTTGGAGATGGAAAGCCTCCTAATTGGAATGCATTATCAGACGATTCTCTAAATTTGCAGAAACGCCCAAAGTTGCACGCCACATTCAAGTGGGCAAATCATCCGG AACGTAAGGTGAACTGA
- the LOC131297943 gene encoding F-box/LRR-repeat protein At3g59190-like isoform X3, protein MEELTETKDQDQGMDKIDNIDCISYFPDDVIFNVMDFLSTKEVVRSCLLSKRWQHMQAYYPNLDFDQTYFGRELAIRKPKSGNLVERYPDLEEKRDNFIRYVDETLLRFHEQGLRIRKFNLFFTIFESSMVSLVDKWIGLATEGRVEELHLRMHTPLDALYILPQTVFATKSIKTLKLENFKLEQLLHQSISFSSLQKLSLICIHVDAPMIASIISSCPLIEEIELIKCLGLYKVHISDLHNLRVVVIVQHHGVIDAHIEAPSLQKLRYEDGNFDTCPCKFNLIGCHNLTDLTLRCVLVSDQQFTDLLSKFPLLEALRVLDCRLLERVKISNQHLRRLKLCCLKLEEVEIDAPKLQSFFYFGGVIPMITATSTSGQWEGNIELYSNRCMNSHSFWKMRNLVAQSQSFKLLTLSIHCREISFTVEEIKDILFPLVPMVDRMKLKLRSSSEGYSALLDGLLWSCHPKILSVKFMDLESRRKFILVLREKIVHKLDLNCEHLESILGWQHELKDVECHVGDGKPPNWNALSDDSLNLQKRPKLHATFKWANHPGELRWKGVK, encoded by the exons ATGGAAGAACTTACGGAGACAAAGGACCAGGACCAGGGAATGGATAAAATAGACAACATAGACTGTATCTCGTATTTTCCTGATGATGTCATCTTTAATGTGATGGATTTCCTTTCGACAAAAGAAGTTGTTAGAAGTTGCTTATTGTCCAAGAGATGGCAACATATGCAGGCTTATTACCCCAATTTGGATTTTGATCAAACTTATTTTGGGAGAGAATTAGCTATTCGAAAACCCAAAAGTGGCAACTTGGTTGAAAGATATCCGgatttggaggaaaaaaggGACAATTTCATCAGATATGTAGATGAAACCCTGTTAAGATTTCATGAACAAGGCTTACGGATCAGAAAGTtcaatcttttcttcacaataTTTGAGTCTTCCATGGTTTCTCTCGTTGATAAATGGATTGGATTGGCCACAGAGGGCAGGGTTGAAGAGTTACATCTCCGAATGCATACCCCACTTGATGCATTGTATATCTTACCCCAGACCGTCTTTGCAACAAAGTCAATAAAGACTTTGAAGTTAGAAAATTTCAAGTTGGAACAGCTGTTACATCAGAGTATAAGTTTTAGTTCTCTACAAAAGTTGTCTCTCATTTGTATACATGTGGATGCACCCATGATTGCAAGTATTATCTCTAGCTGCCCTTTGATTGAGGAAATTGAACTTATAAAGTGCTTGGGGTTGTACAAGGTTCATATTTCTGATCTACATAACCTTAGGGTAGTTGTTATAGTTCAACACCACGGCGTAATTGATGCCCACATTGAAGCGCCAAGTTTGCAGAAATTACGTTACGAAGATGGAAATTTTGACACGTGTCCCTGCAAGTTCAACTTAATTGGCTGTCATAATTTGACAGATTTAACTTTAAGATGCGTCCTTGTTTCGGACCAGCAGTTCACTGATCTTCTATCCAAGTTTCCTCTCCTGGAGGCTCTACGTGTGCTTGATTGCAGGTTGTTGGAAAGGGTCAAGATTTCAAACCAACATCTACGGCGTCTTAAATTATGTTGCCTTAAACTAGAAGAGGTTGAAATTGATGCTCCTAAGTTACAATCATTCTTTTATTTTGGTGGAGTCATACCGATGATAACAGCAACAAGTACTTCAGGGCAGTGGGAAGGGAATATCGAGTTATATTCGAATCGTTGTATGAACTCTCATTCATTCTGGAAGATGAGAAATTTGGTCGCGCAGTCTCAGAGTTTTAAACTTTTGACCTTGTCAATCCATTGCCGTGAG ATTTCATTTACTGTGGAAGAGatcaaagatattttgtttCCCTTAGTTCCTATGGTTGATCGCATGAAACTCAAGTTAAGATCATCTTCAGAAGGTTATTCAGCTCTCTTGGATGGGCTTCTATGGAGTTGTCATCCCAAGATTCTTTCCGTAAAATTTATGGATTTGGAGTCCAGAAGGAAATTTATCCTG GTTCTCCGTGAgaagattgtgcacaaattggATTTGAATTGTGAACATTTGGAAAGTATCCTAGGTTGGCAGCATGAATTGAAAGATGTTGAGTGCCATGTTGGAGATGGAAAGCCTCCTAATTGGAATGCATTATCAGACGATTCTCTAAATTTGCAGAAACGCCCAAAGTTGCACGCCACATTCAAGTGGGCAAATCATCCGG GTGAACTGAGATGGAAGGGAGTGAAGTAA